One region of Juglans regia cultivar Chandler chromosome 4, Walnut 2.0, whole genome shotgun sequence genomic DNA includes:
- the LOC108992537 gene encoding uncharacterized protein LOC108992537 yields MVSEEDCMKALSREVNDIDGVPYCPFHWTPDFKEEEEPSIVPVWIVLPGLPPIYYHESFLKILTAPIGRFIRSDNSTRCATRTDGARICVEMDAAKQPLPYFWIGMPGLGASRKQEIIYETLPAFCSKCKIQGHNSKTCRAGKKNAGGKVWVRQQEPIVEEPKEKIPNPVVEDKEVETNQDTEENRVLGEPILLVEELEPEKDQEKNHEIAEEMNPVSFEGRMDCSTQLMEAKLETDRREGEVVPSLEEREVDNVHEEEVLLEDGSMSDLKPEKNAEVFLQEKEYHSDAEDEVVKRKYQKRQFEKIRSSRRVITRTQKFTQ; encoded by the coding sequence ATGGTTTCGGAAGAGGATTGCATGAAGGCTCTGTCTCGTGAAGTTAACGATATAGACGGGGTTCCATACTGTCCATTTCACTGGACTCCAgattttaaagaagaagaagaaccatctATTGTACCGGTTTGGATTGTACTTCCAGGTTTGCCTCCTATCTATTATCATGAGTCTTTTCTTAAAATCCTTACAGCCCCTATAGGTAGATTTATTAGAAGTGATAATTCCACTCGTTGTGCTACTCGAACCGATGGTGCTCGTATTTGTGTGGAAATGGATGCTGCAAAGCAACCTTTaccttatttttggattgggatgccTGGTCTGGGAGctagccgaaagcaagaaattatttatgaaactcTGCCGGCGTTCTGTTCTAAGTGTAAAATACAGGGGCATAATTCAAAGACTTGCCGTGCTGGGAAAAAGAATGCAGGAGGTAAGGTGTGGGTTCGGCAACAAGAACCGATTGTGGAAGAGCCGAAGGAAAAGATTCCTAACCCAGTTGTTGAGGATAAAGAAGTTGAAACAAACCAAGATACTGAGGAAAATCGGGTGTTAGGTGAACCCATTCTTTTGGTTGAGGAGTTGGAACCGGAAAAGGATCAAGAGAAAAATCATGAGATTGCGGAAGAAATGAACCCAGTAAGTTTTGAAGGAAGAATGGACTGCTCTACCCAGCTAATGGAAGCAAAGTTGGAAACGGACAGgagggagggggaagttgtTCCTAGTTTAGAGGAAAGGGAGGTTGATAATGTTCACGAGGAAGAGGTACTCTTGGAAGACGGTTCGATGTCTGATCTGAAACCTGAGAAAAATGCGGAAGTATTTTTGCAGGAGAAGGAATATCATTCGGACGCAGAGGATGAAGTCGTGAAGAGAAAATATCAGAAGCGGCAGTTTGAGAAAATCAGGAGTTCCAGGCGGGTGATCACTAGAACACAAAAGTTTACTCAATGA